A single window of Nicotiana sylvestris chromosome 3, ASM39365v2, whole genome shotgun sequence DNA harbors:
- the LOC104230311 gene encoding uncharacterized protein isoform X1 codes for MGSDSILSGSIPIVSSNPKDFAKKKRANRSAKLKQCKLDARREQWLSQVKNKSLKEEPNAGGTHSPAKNVESERRRLIEKLQIKPRGEEGNEGSSNHYSDSDSPTSHTSSVLGGNDSGTNFTGSSSSSCTSSSSGGCCSGSMSEEDDDCLDDWEAVADALAATDHKQEQHNPSLDSHCEKDENAAHMSSRQETSNRQVSESNDRELAPRPPLSCQAWRPDDTFRPPSLPTLSKQYSFPMNSERHCRGGSVWGCKSLSSVPTSCPICCEDLDFTDTSFLPCSCGFRLCLFCHKRILEEDGRCPGCRKQYVQDPVEREATIDGGSLTVRLTRSCSMISRS; via the exons ATGGGTTCCGATTCAATCCTCAGCGGTTCGATCCCAATTGTTTCCTCTAACCCCAAGGATTTTGCCAAGAAAAAAAGG GCTAATCGTTCAGCTAAGTTGAAGCAGTGCAAGCTTGATGCGCGACGCGAGCAGTGGCTTTCACAAG TGAAGAACAAAAGCTTGAAGGAGGAACCAAATGCTGGAGGAACACATAGTCCAGCAAAGAATGTTGAGAGCGAGAGGAGGCGATTGATTGAGAAGTTGCAGATAAAGCCGAGAGGGGAAGAGGGCAATGAAGGATCATCAAACCACTACAGTGATTCTGATTCACCTACAAGCCATACCAGTAGTGTTTTGGGAGGAAATGATTCTGGGACTAATTTCACcggcagcagcagcagtagttgTACCAGCAGTAGCAGTGGTGGATGTTGTTCAGGGAGTATGAGCGAGGAAGATGATGACTGCTTGGACGATTGGGAGGCTGTTGCTGATGCTCTGGCTGCCACTGATCACAAACAGGAGCAGCATAATCCCAGCTTGGATTCACACTGTGAGAAGGATGAGAATGCTGCGCATATGAGTTCTAGGCAAGAGACTTCTAACAGGCAGGTTTCAGAGTCTAATGACAGAGAATTGGCACCTAGACCTCCTCTCAGTTGCCAGGCATGGAGGCCTGATGATACCTTCCGTCCACCAAGTCTGCCAACCTTGTCGAAGCAGTATAGCTTTCCAATGAATTCTGAGCGGCATTGTAGGGGAGGCTCTGTATGGGGATGTAAAAGTTTATCCTCCGTACCCACGTCATGTCCTATATGCTGTGAAGATTTGGATTTTACAGACACAAGTTTTCTCCCTTGTTCATGTGGGTTTCGGCTTTGTCTCTTTTGTCACAAGAGGATTCTTGAGGAGGATGGCCGTTGCCCCGGGTGCAGGAAGCAGTATGTTCAGGATCCAGTCGAGCGAGAGGCTACCATAGATGGAGGCAGCCTGACAGTTCGATTGACTCGTTCTTGTAGCATGATATCAAGGTCCTAG
- the LOC104230311 gene encoding uncharacterized protein isoform X2: MRDASSGFHKNKSLKEEPNAGGTHSPAKNVESERRRLIEKLQIKPRGEEGNEGSSNHYSDSDSPTSHTSSVLGGNDSGTNFTGSSSSSCTSSSSGGCCSGSMSEEDDDCLDDWEAVADALAATDHKQEQHNPSLDSHCEKDENAAHMSSRQETSNRQVSESNDRELAPRPPLSCQAWRPDDTFRPPSLPTLSKQYSFPMNSERHCRGGSVWGCKSLSSVPTSCPICCEDLDFTDTSFLPCSCGFRLCLFCHKRILEEDGRCPGCRKQYVQDPVEREATIDGGSLTVRLTRSCSMISRS; the protein is encoded by the exons ATGCGCGACGCGAGCAGTGGCTTTCACAAG AACAAAAGCTTGAAGGAGGAACCAAATGCTGGAGGAACACATAGTCCAGCAAAGAATGTTGAGAGCGAGAGGAGGCGATTGATTGAGAAGTTGCAGATAAAGCCGAGAGGGGAAGAGGGCAATGAAGGATCATCAAACCACTACAGTGATTCTGATTCACCTACAAGCCATACCAGTAGTGTTTTGGGAGGAAATGATTCTGGGACTAATTTCACcggcagcagcagcagtagttgTACCAGCAGTAGCAGTGGTGGATGTTGTTCAGGGAGTATGAGCGAGGAAGATGATGACTGCTTGGACGATTGGGAGGCTGTTGCTGATGCTCTGGCTGCCACTGATCACAAACAGGAGCAGCATAATCCCAGCTTGGATTCACACTGTGAGAAGGATGAGAATGCTGCGCATATGAGTTCTAGGCAAGAGACTTCTAACAGGCAGGTTTCAGAGTCTAATGACAGAGAATTGGCACCTAGACCTCCTCTCAGTTGCCAGGCATGGAGGCCTGATGATACCTTCCGTCCACCAAGTCTGCCAACCTTGTCGAAGCAGTATAGCTTTCCAATGAATTCTGAGCGGCATTGTAGGGGAGGCTCTGTATGGGGATGTAAAAGTTTATCCTCCGTACCCACGTCATGTCCTATATGCTGTGAAGATTTGGATTTTACAGACACAAGTTTTCTCCCTTGTTCATGTGGGTTTCGGCTTTGTCTCTTTTGTCACAAGAGGATTCTTGAGGAGGATGGCCGTTGCCCCGGGTGCAGGAAGCAGTATGTTCAGGATCCAGTCGAGCGAGAGGCTACCATAGATGGAGGCAGCCTGACAGTTCGATTGACTCGTTCTTGTAGCATGATATCAAGGTCCTAG
- the LOC104230311 gene encoding uncharacterized protein isoform X3, whose protein sequence is MKNKSLKEEPNAGGTHSPAKNVESERRRLIEKLQIKPRGEEGNEGSSNHYSDSDSPTSHTSSVLGGNDSGTNFTGSSSSSCTSSSSGGCCSGSMSEEDDDCLDDWEAVADALAATDHKQEQHNPSLDSHCEKDENAAHMSSRQETSNRQVSESNDRELAPRPPLSCQAWRPDDTFRPPSLPTLSKQYSFPMNSERHCRGGSVWGCKSLSSVPTSCPICCEDLDFTDTSFLPCSCGFRLCLFCHKRILEEDGRCPGCRKQYVQDPVEREATIDGGSLTVRLTRSCSMISRS, encoded by the exons A TGAAGAACAAAAGCTTGAAGGAGGAACCAAATGCTGGAGGAACACATAGTCCAGCAAAGAATGTTGAGAGCGAGAGGAGGCGATTGATTGAGAAGTTGCAGATAAAGCCGAGAGGGGAAGAGGGCAATGAAGGATCATCAAACCACTACAGTGATTCTGATTCACCTACAAGCCATACCAGTAGTGTTTTGGGAGGAAATGATTCTGGGACTAATTTCACcggcagcagcagcagtagttgTACCAGCAGTAGCAGTGGTGGATGTTGTTCAGGGAGTATGAGCGAGGAAGATGATGACTGCTTGGACGATTGGGAGGCTGTTGCTGATGCTCTGGCTGCCACTGATCACAAACAGGAGCAGCATAATCCCAGCTTGGATTCACACTGTGAGAAGGATGAGAATGCTGCGCATATGAGTTCTAGGCAAGAGACTTCTAACAGGCAGGTTTCAGAGTCTAATGACAGAGAATTGGCACCTAGACCTCCTCTCAGTTGCCAGGCATGGAGGCCTGATGATACCTTCCGTCCACCAAGTCTGCCAACCTTGTCGAAGCAGTATAGCTTTCCAATGAATTCTGAGCGGCATTGTAGGGGAGGCTCTGTATGGGGATGTAAAAGTTTATCCTCCGTACCCACGTCATGTCCTATATGCTGTGAAGATTTGGATTTTACAGACACAAGTTTTCTCCCTTGTTCATGTGGGTTTCGGCTTTGTCTCTTTTGTCACAAGAGGATTCTTGAGGAGGATGGCCGTTGCCCCGGGTGCAGGAAGCAGTATGTTCAGGATCCAGTCGAGCGAGAGGCTACCATAGATGGAGGCAGCCTGACAGTTCGATTGACTCGTTCTTGTAGCATGATATCAAGGTCCTAG